The genomic segment CCGGTATCTCTTAACGGGCGATATTCTATTCATCGATTCAATTGGTCGCCCTGACCTCGCAGGTCTTGCGGACGACTGGGTCGGTGACTTACGAAACTCACTCTACAAGACGTACCGTGAACTTTCGAACGACTTGATCGTGCTTCCGGCACACTTCATGTTGATTGAAGAGTTAAACGTAGATGGCAGTGTCGCGGAGAAACTCAGTATCCTCCTCGCGAACAATCATGGATTGAACATCGAAGACGAAGCCGTCTTCCGTAAGATGGTGACAGAGAACTTGCCGCCGCAACCAAATGCGTATCAAGAAATCCGCGAAACGAACATGGGTAAGAAGACACCCGATCTCGAAACACAGCGTGAGATGGAAGTCGGTCCGAACCGGTGTGCCGTTCGTTAATCAGCTCGAAAACTAAACTAAAGCAAGCAACTATTAGGAGGAATTCACCAATGAAATCAGAACTCGTACTCGACGCAAAAGGACTTGCATGTCCAATGCCGATCGTCAAAACAAAAAAAGCAATCGCAGGACTTGAATCAGGACAAATTTTAGAAGTGCATGCTACGGATAAAGGCGCTAAAAATGATTTACAAGCTTGGGCAAACTCAGGCGGTCATGAGCTCGTTAAACACGAAGAAGAAGCGAGTGTCTTGAAATTCTGGATTCAAAAAGGGTAATTCAAGTTGAAGGGGGCTGCTGACAGTCCCCTTTTTTTAAAGGAGTGATCTACATGGAAATCGGTTTTATCATTACCATCTTCTTAATCGGTTTCGTCGGTTCTTACATCTCCGGGATGTTAGGGATTGGCGGGTCGATCATCAAGTATCCGATGTTACTTTATATTCCGCCACTGCTCGGATTTGCTGCGTTTTCTGCTCATGAGGTCGCAGGAATCAGTGCCATTCAAGT from the Exiguobacterium oxidotolerans JCM 12280 genome contains:
- a CDS encoding sulfurtransferase TusA family protein, with protein sequence MKSELVLDAKGLACPMPIVKTKKAIAGLESGQILEVHATDKGAKNDLQAWANSGGHELVKHEEEASVLKFWIQKG